AACCTACCTGATTAGCTGGGTAGGGCAGCACATCCTCTACGACCTACGCTCAGAAATCTTCGCCAAGCTCCAGCGCCTGCACCTGGGCTACTACGACCGCAACCCGGTGGGGCGCTTGATGACCCGCGTCACCTCCGACGTGGACGCCATCAACCAGTTCATCACCGGGGGGTTGGTGGGGCTCATCGCCGACTTTGCCCTGATTGTTGGCCTGATGACTTTCATGCTGGTACTGGACTGGCAGCTGGCGCTGGTGGCTTTTGCCATCATGCCCATTTTTCTGGCCGTGACCACCTGGATCCGCAACGGCATGCGTGAGGCATACCGGGCCATGCGGCTACGGCTGGCCAGAGTCAACGCCTCGCTGCAAGAAAACCTGGCCGGGGTGCAAACCACCCAGCTTTTTGGCCGGGAACCCAAGAATGAGGCCCAGTTCAACCTACTCTCGAGTGACCTGCGTCGGGCCTGGGTAGACATCATCAAGTGGTTTGCCCTGTTTTTCCCGCTGGTGGGCTTTATGGGAGAAATCACCGTGGCCCTGGTGCTGTGGTACGGGGGGGGACAGGTAATTCAGCAGGCCCTAACCCTGGGCTTGCTGGTGGCCTTTACCGATTACGTGCGCCAGCTCTTCCAACCTCTGCAAGACCTCTCCGAGAAGTTCAACATCTTCCAAGCCGCCATGGCCTCAGCAGAACGCATTTTTGACCTCCTGGATACCCAAGAAGAGGTAGCCGACAAGCCCAACGCCAGGCCGGTCGAGCGCTTCCGGGGTCAGATCGACTTCGAAAACGTATGGTTTGCCTATGGAAAGCGCGGGGAGGCCAAACCCGACGGTACCGTGGGTAAGGAAGCGAGAACAGAAAGTGCAGGTAATTCCAACCCTCAGCCCTTAGCTCTCGACCCTGAGCCCAAAGATGACTGGGACTGGGTGCTGCGGGGGGTGAGCTTCCGGGTACGGCCCGGCGAGAAGATTGCCCTGGTAGGGGCTACCGGCGCGGGTAAGACCAGCGTGATCAGCCTGATTGCCCGCTTCTACGACGTGCAGCGAGGGGCTGTCAAGATCGATGGGGTAGACGTGCGCGACTACGCCCAGCGCGACCTGCGCCGGGCCATCGGCATCGTACTGCAAGACCCCTTTTTGTTTAGCGGCACCATTGAGTCGAACCTGCGGCTAGGAGACGATAGCATCCCGGCAGAGCGCATCCGCGAGGTCTGTGCTTTTGTGGGGGCCGACGAATTTATTCAAAAGCTACCGCAAGGCTACCAGACCGTGTTACACGAGCGGGGGGGTGGCCTTTCCACCGGACAAAAACAACTGCTGGCGCTGGCCAGGGCCATCCTGCACAACCCCGACATCCTGTTGATTCTGGACGAGGCCACCGCCAACGTAGACTCCGAAACCGAGCAGAAAATTCAAGCCGCGCTCTACCGGGTAATGGAGGGACGCACCTCAGTGGTGATTGCCCACCGCCTCTCCACCATTCGCCACGTAGACCGGATCCTGGTTTTTCGCAAGGGCAAGCTGCTGGAAGAGGGCAGCCACGACGAACTCTTGCAGAAAGGTGGCTACTACGCCAAGCTCTACGAGCTTCAGTATGTGCACGGGAGCGGCGACTGAGGGCGGCCTCCCACGGATACCCGGTACAGCGAACTTGCTGAACGGGGTACGTTACATCTCACTGCATGAGGCGTAATGGTGGGAGACACGATGACGGTATCAGAGCGCTTCCAACACCTCCCGCTGGCGCTCGATAAGGGCCAGCAGGCGGGAGAGTAGGGCTTTTTCGGCCAGAATCACCAGCCCTTTTTGCTTCAGGGGCACCAGCACCAGCACCCACTGGGGCAACGAGATCACCGAAAGCTGGGCCGACTGGCCTGCTAGCTCGTTGGCCAGGTTGAGCAGGTCGTCGAAGACCATCTGGGCGCTGCTGGAAGCAAAAGGCAGGCTACCGGCTACCACCTGGCCCGCCTCGATCAAGGCAACCGCCTCCACTCCCCGGATCTGAAACTGGCCCAGCACTTCGGCTGGCTTAGAAGAAGCCGGAGCAGCAGGCGGGGGTGGCGCTGGGGTGGCTGGGGGTGGGGCGGGTTCGGGTTGGGAAGGGGTGCTAAGCGGGGTGGGAGACTCGAACACCTCGAGCAAGGACTCGAGGTCGGCCCCCTTGAGCTCTTGCAGTAGGCTCTGGGCTGCCGCATACTCTTGCGCCAACTGGGCTTCCAGCCGTTCGGCTTCTTCCAGAGCGCGGCGCACCTCGAGCAAGCCGCTCACCCCCAGGCGTGGCAGGCGCTCGGCGGCAGATTGAAGAAAATCGCATAGCGGTCTAATACGCAGGGCAGTTTCGCCCCCCACGCTTTTATGGGTGTTGTAGGCCTCGAGCAAGGTGGCTATTCGCCCACCCATCTCGGTTCGCAGGGTTTCTTGGGCCCGGCGCAGGCGGCCTAGCAGGGCGTGTACCTCGGTCAGGTCGGGCAGCTCGCCGGCCTGGAGGTAGGCTCGGGCCTGGGCCACCTTTTGCTCGAGCTCTTCACCGCCCAGGCCCTTCATGCTGCGGGCGGCCACCTCGTAGCGGGCAAGTTCTTCGGCGATGGAGGCCCGCCGGGCCGCAACCAACTCATCCAGGGCTCGCTCCAGCGGGGC
This genomic stretch from Meiothermus sp. harbors:
- a CDS encoding ABC transporter ATP-binding protein, which produces MHEEEAFKKSFDAKLARRILVYVRPYWKQVGLALLALVVSTLTAASTPLFLKYAIDNAIVPREVLPLAQRYETLLLICALFLAVRAVDFVANYAQTYLISWVGQHILYDLRSEIFAKLQRLHLGYYDRNPVGRLMTRVTSDVDAINQFITGGLVGLIADFALIVGLMTFMLVLDWQLALVAFAIMPIFLAVTTWIRNGMREAYRAMRLRLARVNASLQENLAGVQTTQLFGREPKNEAQFNLLSSDLRRAWVDIIKWFALFFPLVGFMGEITVALVLWYGGGQVIQQALTLGLLVAFTDYVRQLFQPLQDLSEKFNIFQAAMASAERIFDLLDTQEEVADKPNARPVERFRGQIDFENVWFAYGKRGEAKPDGTVGKEARTESAGNSNPQPLALDPEPKDDWDWVLRGVSFRVRPGEKIALVGATGAGKTSVISLIARFYDVQRGAVKIDGVDVRDYAQRDLRRAIGIVLQDPFLFSGTIESNLRLGDDSIPAERIREVCAFVGADEFIQKLPQGYQTVLHERGGGLSTGQKQLLALARAILHNPDILLILDEATANVDSETEQKIQAALYRVMEGRTSVVIAHRLSTIRHVDRILVFRKGKLLEEGSHDELLQKGGYYAKLYELQYVHGSGD